A single window of Nicotiana sylvestris chromosome 3, ASM39365v2, whole genome shotgun sequence DNA harbors:
- the LOC138888524 gene encoding uncharacterized protein has product MFQDSMSEDFKHFSDFKVVRHKVLSHINDILHSMGHDINEYKLILEKIRASQTTKDAKDVHFERNIIVSEQDLLLPKRLNVQQLRAYNIIIDRVFSGKQGAFFIDGPGGTSKTFLYRALLATIRSQRFIALATVTSGMEAFILPRG; this is encoded by the coding sequence ATGTTTCAAGATTCAATGTCCGAAGACTTTAAACATTTCTCTGATTTTAAAGTTGTTCGGCACAAGGTTTTAAGCCATATCAATGATATCTTACACTCTATGGGACACGACATAAATGAGTATAAGCTTATTCTAGAGAAGATTAGAGCTTCTCAAACTACAAAGGATGCAAAGGATgttcattttgaaagaaatataattgTTAGTGAACAAGACTTGCTCTTACCGAAAAGATTGAATGTTCAACAATTACGCGCATATAATATAATAATTGACAGAGTATTTTCTGGAAAACAAGGAGCTTTCTTCATCGATGGTCCTGGAGGAACAAGTAAAACTTTTTTATATCGTGCATTATTGGCAACTATCCGATCTCAACGATTTATAGCTTTAGCAACTGTAACTTCTGGTATGGAAGCTTTTATCCTTCCAAGAGGATGA
- the LOC138888525 gene encoding uncharacterized protein has translation MKHQWQKKNMIEALDALLRDIIDIDTMFGGKVVVFRERTKCEDKIEIPDSFVIPFTTEAKSLDALFSVTYPDLHAFSPDSSMIASRVILTTKNDFVTEINNMLITKFPERSKTFVAIDETIEPNDQSQFEDFLHSLDPPGLPPYKLTLNPCEGLCNGTRLTCCDFRTHVISAKIESGDFKSTYVFIPRIPLLTSQDEKIPLQFKRTQFPLRLCFAMAINKAQGQTLDFVGIYLHEPVFSHGQLYVALSRAKSSNCVKILIHPSTTDSNDDHSTYNVVYDEIIQKAFS, from the exons ATGAAGCATCAATGGCAAAAAAAGAATATGATTGAAGCTCTTGATGCACTTTTGAGAGATATTATAGACATCGATACAATGTTTGGTGGTAAAGTAGTTGTATTTAGAG AAAGAACTAAATGTGAAGACAAAATAGAGATTCCTGATTCTTTTGTTATTCCTTTTACGACTGAAGCAAAATCTTTAGATGCACTGTTTAGTGTAACGTATCCTGATTTGCATGCATTTTCTCCCGATTCATCCATGATAGCCTCTCGTGTTATTTTAACAACGAAGAATGACTTTGTAACCGAAATAAATAATATGTTAATCACTAAATTCCCAGAAAGGTCTAAAACATTTGTTGCAATAGATGAAACTATTGAACCGAATGATCAAAGCCAGTTTGAAGATTTTCTACATAGTTTAGATCCTCCTGGTTTACCGCCTTATAAGTTAACTCTAAATCCTTGTGAAGGTTTATGCAACGGCACACGGTTAACATGCTGTGACTTTAGAACACATGTCATAAGTGCTAAAATTGAAAGTGGTGATTTCAAAAGTACATATGTATTTATTCCGAGAATACCATTGTTAACATCACAAGATGAAAAAATACCTCTTCAATTTAAGAGAACACAATTTCCCCTACGCTTGTGCTTTGCTATGGCCATAAACAAAGCTCAAGGTCAAACATTAGATTTTGTTGGAATTTACTTACATGAACCTGTTTTTTCTCATGGTCAACTTTATGTTGCTTTATCAAGAGCGAAAAGTTCAAACTGTGTTAAAATACTGATTCACCCATCTACAACAGACAGTAATGATGACCATTCAACATATAATGTGGTTTATGACGAAATTATTCAGAAAGCTTTCTCGTAA